A genomic region of Phragmites australis chromosome 2, lpPhrAust1.1, whole genome shotgun sequence contains the following coding sequences:
- the LOC133902903 gene encoding uncharacterized protein LOC133902903, with protein MEDARLRPVLNRIEDLHRAGLNSLMVVANFLCRRLDPQRECARPAWMYIEPCDVTRTCVGEDGDLDEGALAAMLKVVTGVEDLARAGPIDRTGRRDPGTLHIPGADDNGGRGAAADDGRPPSWVDKGKRPRVFIPQPSSSSSSPSPLQSPRREPRPTAGGATAGGRTGQPSGAGSGADAGTSSQRLRGQSPSPKRRRPEPRPNTPEFQILQSRWRYHGPKSTPPKDSVGGRTSPEQPRPPPVPESRAPTSFVPSPLTGEEQPASGEVVTMRVALAWPPSGSPSASAERARRGPSSRPSPGQAPEPLPEVLGSAREVIRRLEAAIAAERAKLEEERAALELAVEREALEEVREEAVTAQEEADCLGRLAAEREQASRKRTGELATREERLALREQEVASREEAVGKGEEMLRSAQADLRYQANDLECGRTDVLRPEEQVTLRETDTDLASSALAAQEENVTNEEAGLTAREQAIEARAKRLEQARIEVAAQI; from the exons ATGGAGGATGCCCGcctgcgcccggtgctgaaccgcatcgaagaCCTGCACCGAGCGGGGCTTAACTCGCTCATGGTGGTCGCCAACTTCCTGTGCCGCCGGCTGGACCCCCAGAGGGAATGCGCCCGCCCCGCCTGGATGTACATCGAGCCTTGTGACGTGACGAGGACGTGCGTAGGCGAGGACGGGGACCTTGACGAGGGGGCCCTAGCGGCGATGCtcaaggtggtgaccggcgttgAAGACCTtgcccgggcg GGGCCGATTGACCGCACGGGGCGCCGAGACCCTGGGACACTGCACATCCCCGGGGCGGATGACAACGGAGGGCGAGGCGCTGCCGCTGACGATGGCAGGCCGCCGAGCTGGGTcgacaaggggaagcgtcctCGGGTGTTTATCCCCCAACCGTCCTCGTCCTCTTCATCGCCATCACCTTTGCAATCCCCGCGCCGAGAACCCCGGCCTACGGCTGGTGGTGCGACTGCCGGTGGCCGAACTGGCCAGCCCTCGGGAGCCGGTTCTGGGGCGGATGCTGGGACCAGCTCACAGCGGCTCAGGGGCCAGAGCCCATCCCCGAAGAGGAGAAGGCCGGAACCCAGGCCGAACACCCCAGAATTCCAGATCCTGCAGTCCCGGTGGCGGTACCACGGACCAAAAAGCAC GCCTCCCAAGGACTCTGTAGGAGGTCGGACGTCTCCCGAGCAGCCGAGGCCTCCCCCTGTCCCTGAGTCGAGAGCCCCGACTAGTTTTGTCCCGAGCCCTCTGACTGGGGAGGAGCAGCCGGCGTCAGGGGAGGTCGTCACGATGAGGGTGGCATTGGCATGGCCGCCGTCGGGGTCCCCGAGCGCTTCTGCTGAAAGGGCTCGGAGGGGACCCAGCTCTCGGCCATCCcctggccaggccccggaacccctccccgaggtgctaGGTAGCGCTCGAGAGGTGATCAGGCGGCTCGAGGCGGCCATTGCGGCGGAGCGAGCCAAGCTCGAAGAGGAGCGTGCCGCCCTA GAGCTGGCCGTGGAGcgggaggcactggaggaggtCCGTGAGGAGGCTGTCACTGCACAGGAGGAGGCCGACTGCCTAGGGCGGCTCGCGGCGGAGCGCGAGCAAGCGTCGAGGAAGCGCACCGGCGAACTAGCTACTCGCGAGGAGCGGCTTGCCTTGCGGGAGCAGGAGGTTGCctcgcgggaggaggcggtcggcaAGGGGGAGGAAATGTTGCGGTCCGCCCAGGCGGACCTCCGCTACCAAGCCAACGATCTTGAGTGCGGCCGCACCGACGTTCTCCGCCCTGAGGAGCAGGTCACACTGCGTGAGACGGATACTGATTTGGCGTCGTCAGCGCTTGCCGCCCAGGAGGAGAACGTCACCAACGAGGAGGCAGGCTTAACTGCCCGAGAGCAGGCCATTGAGGCCCGGGCCAAGCGACTGGAGCAGGCCCGGATCGAGGTAGCTGCCCAAATCTAG